One Streptomyces drozdowiczii DNA segment encodes these proteins:
- a CDS encoding DedA family protein: protein MHPVPLALPQEPAGGFAGWAADLIDTLGAPGAGLAIALENLFPPLPSEVILPLTGFAAGQGVLSLASALFWTTLGSVAGATVLYWIGALFGRDRVHALWARLPLVRAADLERTEAWFLRHGTKAVLLGRMVPIFRSLISVPAGLERMPLPTFLGLTAVGSLAWNSVLVMAGYWLGDQWDTVGDYVGVLSETVLLLVAAALVLYVVVRVRSRAAAGRARHRRGAG, encoded by the coding sequence ATGCATCCCGTCCCACTCGCTCTGCCCCAGGAACCCGCCGGAGGTTTCGCCGGCTGGGCGGCCGACCTCATCGACACCCTCGGCGCTCCGGGGGCCGGTCTGGCCATCGCCCTGGAGAATCTCTTCCCGCCGCTACCGAGCGAGGTGATCCTGCCGCTGACCGGGTTCGCCGCCGGTCAGGGGGTGCTGTCGCTCGCCTCGGCGCTGTTCTGGACGACGCTCGGCTCGGTGGCGGGGGCGACGGTGCTGTACTGGATCGGGGCGTTGTTCGGGCGGGACCGGGTGCATGCGCTGTGGGCACGGCTGCCCCTGGTGAGGGCCGCCGACCTGGAGCGCACCGAGGCGTGGTTCCTGCGGCACGGCACGAAGGCGGTGCTGCTGGGCCGGATGGTGCCGATCTTCCGGAGCCTGATCTCCGTACCGGCCGGCCTGGAACGCATGCCGCTTCCGACGTTCCTCGGGCTGACCGCGGTGGGCAGTCTGGCGTGGAACTCCGTCCTGGTGATGGCCGGTTACTGGCTCGGCGACCAGTGGGACACCGTCGGCGACTACGTCGGCGTGCTCTCCGAGACCGTGCTGCTGCTGGTCGCGGCGGCGCTGGTGCTGTACGTCGTCGTGCGCGTCCGGTCACGCGCGGCGGCGGGGCGGGCCAGGCACCGTCGGGGTGCCGGATGA
- a CDS encoding sensor histidine kinase: MVRQGPGERTPGREAEGRGAVLEVSPGVPGTSGHGPAARLSRVTGTLLGCASALAGLVYFAVAGTLLGPLLLWPRTRVAAHRLLVAGARRLAEAERWRRSAFFSDLFPAHRASDEQVLRYLAGRVSSGLLCAVVTALLGFGLVLAGLLAVGVARGTLGWGELPAQVALGSVLLFLDVQGLFSLASLDARLARECFGPDDRELLRRRIGELAASRAAVVRAVDRERRRVERDLHDGVQQRLVALAMLLGRARRARDAERADALLEQAHREAGEVLAELREVAWRVYPTALDSVGLREALGGVAERCPIPVRVAYEVSGELPAPVETAAYFVVSESVNNAAKHSGAEGIVVSVARREGVLAVCVQDDGCGGADPEGGGLAGLRGRVAAIDGMLDVHSPAGGPTTVTAELPCV; encoded by the coding sequence ATGGTTCGCCAGGGCCCCGGCGAGAGAACCCCGGGCCGCGAGGCGGAGGGGCGGGGCGCGGTGCTGGAGGTCTCCCCCGGGGTGCCGGGCACGTCCGGTCACGGCCCGGCAGCCCGGCTGTCCCGGGTGACGGGGACGCTCCTCGGCTGCGCGTCGGCCCTCGCCGGGCTGGTGTACTTCGCGGTGGCCGGGACCCTCCTGGGGCCGCTCCTGCTGTGGCCCCGCACCAGGGTCGCCGCGCACCGCCTCCTGGTCGCCGGGGCCAGAAGGCTGGCCGAGGCGGAGCGGTGGCGCCGGTCCGCCTTCTTCAGCGACCTGTTCCCCGCGCACCGCGCCTCCGACGAGCAGGTCCTGCGCTATCTGGCCGGCCGCGTCTCCTCCGGGCTGCTGTGCGCGGTGGTGACCGCGCTGCTCGGGTTCGGCCTGGTGCTGGCCGGGCTGCTCGCGGTGGGCGTGGCCCGTGGCACGCTCGGCTGGGGCGAGTTGCCGGCCCAGGTGGCCCTGGGCTCCGTACTCCTCTTTCTCGACGTGCAGGGGCTGTTCTCGCTCGCCTCGCTGGACGCCCGGCTCGCCCGGGAGTGCTTCGGGCCCGACGACCGGGAGTTGCTGCGGCGGCGCATCGGTGAACTGGCCGCCAGCCGGGCCGCGGTGGTGCGGGCGGTGGACCGGGAGCGCCGGCGGGTCGAGCGGGACCTGCACGACGGGGTCCAGCAGCGTCTGGTCGCGCTGGCGATGCTGCTGGGCCGGGCCCGCCGCGCCCGGGACGCCGAGCGCGCCGACGCGCTGCTGGAGCAGGCGCACCGGGAGGCGGGCGAGGTGCTAGCCGAACTCCGCGAAGTCGCCTGGCGGGTGTATCCGACGGCGCTGGACAGCGTGGGTCTGCGGGAGGCGCTGGGCGGGGTCGCGGAGCGCTGCCCGATCCCGGTCCGGGTGGCGTACGAGGTCTCCGGGGAGCTGCCGGCGCCCGTGGAGACGGCCGCGTACTTCGTGGTGTCCGAGTCCGTGAACAACGCCGCCAAGCACTCGGGCGCCGAGGGCATCGTGGTGAGCGTGGCGCGAAGGGAGGGCGTGCTGGCCGTGTGCGTCCAGGACGACGGGTGCGGCGGCGCGGACCCGGAGGGCGGCGGGCTCGCCGGGCTGCGCGGCCGGGTCGCCGCGATCGACGGCATGCTGGACGTCCACAGCCCCGCCGGGGGCCCCACCACCGTGACCGCGGAGCTGCCGTGCGTGTGA
- a CDS encoding response regulator transcription factor, whose protein sequence is MRVILAEDSILLREGLVRLLTEEGHEVLGAVGDAESLLSQVAAHAPDVVVTDIRMPPTHKDEGLRAAVEIRARRPDVGVLVLSQYVERNYAARLLAENAERVGYLLKDRVAQVEEFLDSLERIHAGGAVFDPEVVRQLVIRSTHGDPLSRLTPREHTVLEALAQGHTNAAIARKLHISLSAVEKNLNAVFDKLGLAHTTGYNRRVLAVLRYLEA, encoded by the coding sequence GTGCGTGTGATTCTCGCCGAGGACTCGATCCTGCTCAGGGAAGGCCTGGTCCGTCTGCTCACCGAGGAGGGCCATGAGGTCCTGGGCGCGGTGGGTGACGCGGAGTCGCTGCTGTCGCAGGTCGCGGCGCACGCGCCGGACGTCGTCGTCACCGACATCCGGATGCCGCCCACGCACAAGGACGAGGGGCTGCGCGCGGCGGTGGAGATCCGGGCGCGGCGGCCGGACGTCGGCGTGCTCGTGCTCTCCCAGTACGTGGAGCGGAACTACGCCGCCCGGCTGCTCGCCGAGAACGCGGAGCGGGTCGGGTATCTGCTCAAGGACCGGGTGGCGCAGGTGGAGGAGTTCCTGGACTCGCTGGAGCGCATCCACGCGGGCGGGGCCGTCTTCGACCCGGAGGTCGTACGGCAGTTGGTCATCCGCAGCACGCACGGTGATCCGCTCTCACGGCTGACCCCGCGCGAGCACACCGTCCTGGAGGCGCTGGCGCAGGGCCACACCAACGCGGCCATCGCGCGGAAGCTGCACATCTCGCTGAGTGCCGTCGAGAAGAATCTCAACGCCGTCTTCGACAAGCTGGGTCTCGCGCACACCACCGGCTACAACCGGCGCGTCCTCGCCGTGCTGCGCTATCTGGAGGCGTGA
- a CDS encoding Zn-ribbon domain-containing OB-fold protein yields the protein MFSTGTDVMGRPAREAAEAHTSQEGLVYQVCRWCHTASFRKLLCPVCASSDLESAHSDGHGVVIRSNVVNRYSRIMRNESLVRFPEGFVYRCRIVGAAPHLVNVGDRVRPLGGRTSVAGEVVLEVCDPPGSAGWY from the coding sequence GTGTTCAGTACCGGAACCGACGTGATGGGGCGGCCGGCCCGCGAGGCGGCGGAGGCGCACACCAGCCAGGAAGGGCTCGTCTATCAGGTGTGCCGCTGGTGCCACACCGCCTCCTTCCGCAAACTCCTGTGCCCCGTCTGCGCGTCGAGCGACCTCGAATCCGCGCACAGCGACGGCCACGGCGTGGTCATCCGCTCCAACGTGGTCAACCGCTACTCGCGCATCATGCGCAACGAGTCCCTGGTCCGCTTCCCCGAAGGCTTCGTCTACCGCTGCCGGATCGTGGGCGCGGCCCCGCACCTCGTGAACGTCGGCGACCGGGTACGACCGCTCGGCGGCCGCACCTCCGTGGCCGGCGAGGTCGTACTCGAGGTCTGCGACCCGCCCGGCTCGGCCGGCTGGTACTGA
- a CDS encoding TetR family transcriptional regulator produces the protein MTEDRRPAKKPPMRDVLAEAAFALFLERGFERTTVDDIVARAGVGRRSFFRYFPSKEDAVFPDHEGCLADMTAFLADADGTDPVATVCDGARLVLRMYAEKPEFSVQRYRLTREVPGLRTYELSVVRRYERTLAGYLERRWADDPDAGPDAALRAEVIAASVVAAHNNGLRSWLRSGGKGDAGAEVDRALELVRAVWGGAEARPVAPAPEPETAAVSSAVSDEEVIVMVARKGAPMWRVVQHIESALGTA, from the coding sequence ATGACCGAAGACCGCCGGCCGGCCAAGAAGCCCCCCATGCGTGACGTGCTCGCCGAGGCGGCCTTCGCGCTCTTCCTGGAGCGCGGGTTCGAGCGGACCACGGTGGACGACATCGTCGCCCGGGCCGGGGTGGGGCGGCGGTCCTTCTTCCGCTACTTCCCCTCCAAGGAGGACGCGGTCTTCCCCGACCACGAGGGCTGCCTCGCGGACATGACCGCCTTCCTGGCGGACGCCGACGGCACGGACCCGGTCGCCACGGTGTGCGACGGGGCCAGGCTGGTGCTGCGGATGTACGCGGAGAAGCCCGAGTTCTCCGTGCAGCGCTACCGGCTCACCCGCGAGGTGCCCGGCCTTCGCACGTACGAGCTCTCCGTGGTGCGCCGTTACGAGCGGACCCTCGCCGGCTATCTGGAGCGCCGCTGGGCCGACGACCCGGACGCCGGGCCCGACGCCGCGCTGCGCGCCGAGGTGATCGCCGCCTCGGTCGTCGCCGCGCACAACAACGGGCTGCGGTCCTGGCTGCGTTCGGGCGGCAAGGGTGACGCGGGGGCCGAGGTGGACCGGGCCCTGGAGCTGGTGCGCGCGGTGTGGGGCGGGGCGGAGGCGCGGCCCGTCGCGCCCGCGCCTGAGCCGGAGACCGCCGCCGTCTCCTCCGCCGTGAGCGACGAAGAGGTGATCGTCATGGTCGCGCGCAAGGGCGCCCCGATGTGGCGCGTGGTGCAGCACATCGAGTCCGCGCTCGGCACCGCGTAA
- a CDS encoding electron transfer flavoprotein subunit beta/FixA family protein — MSLRIVVTVKYVPDATGDRHFADDLTLDREDVDGLLSELDEYAVEQALQIAEAADDAEVTVLTVGPEDAKDALRKALSMGADKAVHVEDDDLHGTDALGTSLVLAKAVEETGYDLVISGMASTDGTMGVVPALLAERLGVPQVTLLSQVSVEGGVVRGRRDGDSASEELEASLPAVVSVTDQSGEARYPSFKGIMAAKKKPVKSLDLDDLGIDADEVGLAGAWTAVDSATERPARTAGTIVKDEGEGGKQLAEFLAGQKFI, encoded by the coding sequence GTGAGCTTGAGGATCGTTGTCACTGTGAAGTACGTGCCCGACGCGACCGGTGACCGGCATTTCGCCGATGACCTGACGTTGGACCGTGAGGACGTCGACGGTCTGCTGTCGGAGCTGGACGAGTATGCGGTCGAGCAGGCGTTGCAGATCGCGGAGGCGGCTGATGACGCGGAGGTCACCGTGTTGACGGTGGGTCCGGAGGATGCCAAGGACGCGTTGCGCAAGGCGTTGTCGATGGGTGCGGACAAGGCGGTGCACGTCGAGGACGACGATCTGCACGGTACGGACGCGCTGGGTACGTCGCTGGTGCTGGCGAAGGCGGTCGAGGAGACCGGGTACGACCTGGTGATCTCGGGCATGGCGTCGACGGACGGCACGATGGGTGTGGTTCCGGCGCTGCTGGCGGAGCGGCTGGGTGTGCCGCAGGTGACGCTGCTGTCGCAGGTGTCGGTCGAGGGCGGTGTGGTGCGGGGCCGCCGGGACGGGGACAGTGCGTCGGAGGAGTTGGAGGCGTCGCTTCCGGCGGTGGTGTCGGTGACCGACCAGTCGGGTGAGGCGCGTTATCCGTCGTTCAAGGGGATCATGGCGGCGAAGAAGAAGCCGGTGAAGTCCCTGGACCTGGACGATCTGGGGATCGACGCGGACGAGGTGGGTCTGGCGGGTGCGTGGACCGCGGTCGACTCCGCGACCGAGCGTCCGGCCCGTACCGCGGGCACGATCGTGAAGGACGAGGGCGAGGGCGGCAAGCAGCTGGCCGAGTTCCTGGCCGGCCAGAAGTTCATCTGA
- a CDS encoding electron transfer flavoprotein subunit alpha/FixB family protein, whose product MAEVLVYVDHLDGAVRKPTLELLTLARRIGEPVAVALGNGAADTADVLAEHGAVKVLTADAPEFADYLVVPKVDALQAAFDAVSPAAVLLSSSAEAKEIAARLAVRIGSGIITDAVDVEAGAEGVVATQSVFAASFTTKSRITHGTPVITVKPNSAPVEPVAGAGAVEELAVTFSAQATGTKVLSRTPRESTGRPELTEAAIVVSGGRGVNGAENFAVIEALADSLGAAVGASRAAVDAGWYPHTNQVGQTGKSVSPQLYIANGISGAIQHRAGMQTSKTIVAVNKDAEAPIFDLVDYGVVGDLFAVVPQLTEEINTRRG is encoded by the coding sequence ATGGCTGAAGTTCTCGTCTATGTCGACCACCTGGACGGTGCCGTCCGCAAGCCCACCCTGGAGCTGCTGACGCTCGCCCGCCGCATCGGTGAGCCCGTGGCCGTCGCCCTGGGCAACGGTGCCGCCGACACCGCCGACGTGCTGGCCGAGCACGGAGCGGTCAAGGTGCTGACCGCCGACGCCCCCGAGTTCGCCGACTACCTCGTCGTACCGAAGGTGGACGCGCTCCAGGCCGCCTTCGACGCCGTGTCCCCGGCCGCCGTGCTGCTGTCCTCCTCCGCGGAGGCCAAGGAGATCGCGGCCCGCCTCGCCGTCCGGATCGGCTCCGGCATCATCACCGACGCGGTCGACGTCGAGGCCGGTGCGGAGGGTGTGGTGGCGACGCAGTCGGTGTTCGCCGCGTCGTTCACCACGAAGTCCAGGATCACGCACGGCACCCCGGTCATCACGGTGAAGCCGAACTCCGCCCCGGTCGAGCCGGTCGCCGGTGCGGGTGCGGTGGAGGAGCTGGCGGTCACCTTCTCGGCGCAGGCCACCGGTACGAAGGTCCTCTCGCGTACCCCGCGTGAGTCCACGGGCCGTCCGGAGCTGACGGAGGCCGCGATCGTGGTCTCCGGTGGCCGCGGCGTCAACGGCGCGGAGAACTTCGCGGTCATCGAGGCCCTGGCGGACTCGCTGGGCGCGGCCGTGGGCGCGTCTCGCGCCGCGGTGGACGCGGGCTGGTACCCGCACACCAACCAGGTCGGCCAGACCGGCAAGTCCGTCTCCCCGCAGCTCTACATCGCCAACGGTATCTCCGGCGCGATCCAGCACCGGGCCGGGATGCAGACCTCGAAGACCATCGTCGCGGTCAACAAGGACGCCGAGGCCCCGATCTTCGACCTCGTGGACTACGGCGTCGTCGGCGACCTCTTCGCCGTCGTCCCCCAGCTCACCGAGGAGATCAACACCCGCAGGGGCTGA
- a CDS encoding macrolide family glycosyltransferase — protein MTSVTPRRAHIAMIGIPAVSHVLPSIEVIRELVARGHRVTYANDPVMAERIEATGATFVPYDSVLPVGDSSWPDDPIAAMGLFLDDAVQALPQLRAVYDEDPADLYLYDIGAYPARVLAESQNRRLMQLYPTFVGWRSYEKDVAAQLWTLPGADAYRARFTEWLAGNGATTLDMDAFTGRPDHTLALIPRAMQPHADDVDMDTVTFVGPCFAGRGEEQSWTRPAGAEKVLLISLGSAYTNRPEFYRNCLAAYGDLPGWHVVLQVGKQTDLAELGTVPGNVEVHRWVPQLAILQQADAFITHAGMGGSSEGLYSGVPMIAVPQGVDQFMNADKLVELGVARRIDTDDATPEALREALTALVDDPGVARRSARLREDARAEGGTPRAADLVEELLG, from the coding sequence ATGACATCTGTGACACCTCGCCGCGCACACATCGCCATGATCGGCATCCCCGCCGTGAGCCACGTCCTGCCGAGCATCGAGGTCATCCGCGAACTGGTGGCCCGCGGCCACCGCGTCACCTACGCCAACGACCCCGTGATGGCCGAGCGCATCGAGGCCACCGGCGCCACCTTCGTGCCGTACGACTCCGTGCTCCCGGTCGGTGACAGCAGCTGGCCCGACGACCCGATCGCCGCCATGGGCCTCTTCCTGGACGACGCCGTCCAGGCCCTGCCGCAGCTGCGCGCCGTCTACGACGAGGACCCGGCCGACCTGTATCTGTACGACATCGGCGCGTACCCGGCCCGGGTGCTCGCCGAGTCCCAGAACCGCCGCCTGATGCAGCTCTACCCGACCTTCGTCGGCTGGCGGAGTTACGAGAAGGACGTGGCCGCCCAGTTGTGGACGCTGCCCGGGGCCGACGCGTACCGCGCGCGGTTCACCGAGTGGCTGGCCGGGAACGGCGCCACCACGCTGGACATGGACGCCTTCACCGGCCGCCCCGACCACACCCTCGCCCTGATCCCCCGGGCGATGCAGCCGCACGCGGACGACGTGGACATGGACACCGTCACCTTCGTCGGGCCGTGCTTCGCCGGACGCGGCGAGGAGCAGAGCTGGACCCGGCCCGCCGGGGCGGAGAAGGTGCTCCTGATCTCACTGGGCTCCGCGTACACCAACCGCCCCGAGTTCTACCGCAATTGCCTGGCGGCCTACGGCGACCTGCCCGGCTGGCACGTCGTGCTCCAGGTCGGCAAGCAGACGGACCTGGCGGAGCTGGGCACCGTACCGGGCAATGTCGAGGTGCACCGGTGGGTGCCCCAACTGGCCATCCTCCAGCAGGCGGACGCCTTCATCACGCACGCCGGGATGGGCGGCAGCTCCGAGGGGCTGTACAGCGGAGTGCCCATGATCGCCGTGCCGCAGGGCGTCGACCAGTTCATGAACGCCGACAAGCTCGTCGAGCTGGGCGTCGCCCGCCGCATCGACACGGACGACGCCACCCCCGAGGCCCTGCGCGAAGCGCTCACCGCGCTGGTCGACGACCCCGGGGTCGCCCGGCGTTCGGCGCGGCTGCGGGAGGACGCCCGGGCGGAGGGCGGCACCCCGCGCGCCGCCGACCTGGTGGAGGAACTGCTCGGCTGA
- a CDS encoding lipase family protein gives MSRKDRSRSTLPPRRVRPFRAAAVAVTAAACVAAYAAPASAADGTEPVVSRGVTIPAFYDPPAQLPAANGALIRTEPLPLALSLPGLDGRPMPGTATRLMYRTTDSNGQPAAVTGAYIEPSAAWKGGGARPLVALASGTMGQGDQCAPSLALQHPLAVTPESVSIGYETLSVYRLLAAGVAVVVTDYVGLGTTDRLHTYVNRVDEGHALLDAVRAAHQLPATSLTAASRTGLYGYSQGGGASASAAELQPSYAPEIQLAGTYAGAPPADLTATMKGIDGSALAGALAWSINGFAQADADLRAVVEANINDAGRAALKNASTMCVGDAILGYGFAKSSKWTTTGKSLGEIIAAEPKARAALDKQRIGTLKPSGPVRVATGTQDDIVPHAQARQLAVDWCRKGGDVTYDAVILPNLGDKILTNHMVPLLTDQGDAISWLTDRLAGKRTTSNCWSMPIQP, from the coding sequence TTGAGCCGCAAGGACCGTTCGCGTTCCACCCTTCCCCCACGCCGCGTCCGTCCCTTCCGCGCCGCGGCCGTCGCCGTGACCGCGGCGGCCTGCGTGGCCGCGTACGCCGCGCCCGCGTCCGCCGCCGACGGCACCGAGCCCGTCGTGTCCCGGGGCGTGACCATCCCCGCGTTCTACGACCCGCCCGCCCAACTGCCCGCCGCCAACGGGGCGCTGATCCGCACCGAGCCCCTGCCGCTCGCCCTGAGCCTGCCGGGCCTGGACGGCCGCCCGATGCCGGGCACCGCCACCCGCCTCATGTACCGCACGACCGACTCCAACGGGCAGCCGGCCGCGGTGACCGGCGCCTACATCGAGCCCTCGGCCGCCTGGAAGGGCGGCGGCGCCCGCCCGCTGGTCGCACTGGCCTCCGGCACCATGGGCCAGGGCGACCAGTGCGCGCCCTCGCTGGCCCTCCAGCACCCGCTGGCCGTCACCCCCGAGTCCGTGTCGATCGGCTACGAGACCCTGTCCGTCTACCGGCTGCTGGCGGCCGGTGTCGCCGTCGTCGTCACCGACTACGTGGGCCTCGGCACGACCGACCGCCTCCACACCTACGTCAACCGGGTGGACGAGGGCCACGCGCTGCTCGACGCGGTCCGCGCCGCGCACCAGCTGCCCGCCACCTCGCTGACGGCCGCGTCCCGGACGGGCCTGTACGGCTACAGCCAGGGCGGCGGGGCCAGCGCCTCGGCCGCCGAACTCCAGCCCTCGTACGCCCCCGAGATCCAGCTCGCCGGGACTTATGCGGGGGCGCCGCCCGCCGACCTGACCGCGACCATGAAGGGCATCGACGGCAGCGCCCTGGCCGGGGCCCTCGCCTGGTCGATCAACGGTTTCGCGCAGGCCGACGCCGATCTGCGGGCCGTCGTGGAGGCCAATATCAACGACGCCGGGCGGGCCGCGCTGAAGAACGCCTCGACCATGTGCGTCGGCGACGCGATCCTCGGCTACGGCTTCGCGAAGAGCTCCAAGTGGACGACGACCGGCAAGTCCCTCGGCGAGATCATCGCTGCCGAGCCCAAGGCGCGGGCCGCGCTCGACAAGCAGCGCATCGGCACCCTCAAGCCGTCCGGCCCGGTCCGGGTGGCGACCGGCACCCAGGACGACATCGTGCCGCACGCCCAGGCGCGGCAGCTCGCCGTCGACTGGTGCCGCAAGGGCGGCGACGTCACGTACGACGCCGTCATCCTGCCCAACCTCGGCGACAAGATCCTCACCAACCACATGGTCCCGCTCCTCACCGACCAGGGCGACGCCATCTCCTGGCTGACCGACCGCCTGGCGGGCAAGCGCACCACCTCCAACTGCTGGTCGATGCCGATCCAGCCCTGA
- a CDS encoding SAM-dependent methyltransferase, translated as MSRPENDPTAPLIDTSKPHPARMYDWFLGGKDNYPVDEAMGRQMLAVEPNVPVMAKINRAFMHRATRWLSTQGVRQFLDIGTGIPTEPNLHQVAQEAAPATRVVYCDNDPIVLAHAEALLKGTPEGVIDYVQADARNVDTILEHAGKTLDFSEPVALSMIALLHFVSDEDGAYELVRRLTDVLAPGSYMVISQITADFHPEEAREVDKMYKANTLTLAPRTRDQFASFFDGLEIVEPGIVAAEAWHPELGEPVPGTGEIVTPGYVAVGRKP; from the coding sequence ATGTCCCGACCGGAGAACGACCCCACCGCCCCGCTCATCGACACCAGCAAGCCGCATCCCGCGCGGATGTACGACTGGTTCCTGGGCGGCAAGGACAACTACCCGGTGGACGAGGCCATGGGCCGTCAGATGCTGGCCGTCGAGCCGAACGTCCCGGTCATGGCGAAGATCAACCGCGCCTTCATGCACCGCGCCACGCGCTGGCTGTCCACCCAGGGTGTCCGCCAGTTCCTCGACATCGGCACCGGTATACCCACCGAGCCCAACCTGCACCAGGTGGCCCAGGAGGCCGCCCCCGCCACCCGGGTCGTCTACTGCGACAACGACCCGATCGTGCTGGCGCACGCCGAGGCGCTGCTCAAGGGCACGCCCGAGGGCGTCATCGACTATGTGCAGGCGGACGCGCGGAACGTCGACACCATCCTCGAACACGCGGGCAAGACCCTGGACTTCAGCGAGCCGGTCGCGCTGTCGATGATCGCGCTGCTGCACTTCGTGAGCGACGAGGACGGCGCGTACGAGCTGGTGCGCCGGCTGACCGATGTGCTCGCCCCCGGCAGCTACATGGTCATCTCGCAGATCACCGCCGACTTCCACCCGGAGGAGGCGCGCGAGGTGGACAAGATGTACAAGGCCAACACCCTGACGCTGGCGCCGCGCACCCGCGACCAGTTCGCCTCGTTCTTCGACGGCCTGGAGATCGTGGAGCCCGGCATCGTCGCCGCCGAGGCATGGCACCCCGAGCTCGGTGAGCCGGTCCCCGGCACGGGCGAGATCGTCACCCCGGGTTACGTCGCGGTCGGCCGCAAGCCGTAA
- a CDS encoding helix-turn-helix transcriptional regulator: protein MTSKPDAAQNLRDLARLRRVRDRIDRDYAQPLNVEALARGAHMSAGHLSREFRKAYGESPYGYLMTRRIERAMTLLRRGDMSVTEACFAVGCSSLGTFSTRFTELVGMAPSVYRQKAAQATAGIPSCVAKQVTRPVRNREAPLPGTPLA from the coding sequence GTGACGAGCAAACCCGACGCGGCGCAGAACCTGCGCGACCTGGCGCGGCTGCGCCGGGTCCGCGACCGGATCGACCGCGACTACGCCCAGCCGCTGAACGTCGAGGCGCTGGCGCGCGGCGCGCACATGTCGGCGGGGCACCTCAGCCGCGAGTTCCGGAAGGCGTACGGGGAATCCCCGTACGGCTATCTCATGACCCGGCGCATCGAGCGCGCGATGACGCTGCTGCGCCGGGGGGACATGAGTGTCACCGAGGCGTGCTTCGCGGTCGGCTGCTCCTCGCTCGGCACCTTCAGCACGCGCTTCACTGAGCTGGTCGGGATGGCGCCGAGCGTCTACCGGCAGAAGGCGGCGCAGGCCACCGCGGGCATCCCGTCCTGCGTGGCGAAGCAGGTGACGCGGCCGGTCAGGAATCGAGAAGCCCCGCTGCCCGGGACGCCGCTAGCGTGA